One stretch of Erythrolamprus reginae isolate rEryReg1 chromosome 7, rEryReg1.hap1, whole genome shotgun sequence DNA includes these proteins:
- the GAR1 gene encoding H/ACA ribonucleoprotein complex subunit 1 isoform X1 has translation MRSSKASGGVAFEKDWRPRGKADKFRKEEDMSFRGRGGNNRGGFSRGGFSRGGNGGFNRGGRGGGRGGFGRGGGRGGFNRGGYDQGPPEFVVILGHFMHPCEDDIVCKCVTEENRVPYFNAPVYLENKEQIGKVDEIFGQLRDFYFSVKLSENMKASSFKKLQKFYIDPAKLLPLQRFLPRPPGEKGPPRGGRGGRGGRGGRGGGGRGFGGGRGFGGGRGFGGGRGGGGFGGGRGRGGGRGFRGRGY, from the exons ATGAGATCATCAAAGGCGAGCGGTGGCGTCGCTTTTGAGAAAGACTGGCGGCCACGTGGGAAAGCGGACAAGTTTCGG AAAGAAGAAGACATGTCATTTCGAGGAAGAGGTGGAAATAATCGTGGTGGCTTCAGCCGTGGTGGCTTCAGCCGTGGTGGCAATGGTGGTTTCaacagaggaggaagaggtggtggAAGAGGTGGATTTGGACGTGGAGGAGGTCGTGGTGGCTTTAATAGAGGCGGTTACGACCAAGGACCTCCAGAATTTGTAGTTA TTCTTGGACACTTTATGCATCCTTGTGAAGATGATATTGTTTGTAAATGTGTCACTGAAGAAAACAGAGTACCTTATTTCAATGCCCCAGTTTATTTAGAAAATAAAGAACAGATTGGCAAAGTGGATGAAATATTTGGGCAACTTAGAGACTTT TACTTTTCTGTTAAACTGTCAGAAAACATGAAAGCTTCATCTTTCAAAAAACTACAGAAG TTTTATATCGACCCAGCAAAATTGCTTCCTCTGCAGAGGTTTTTGCCAAGGCCTCCTGGTGAGAAAGGACCCCCCAGGGGTGGGCGAGGTGGAAGAGGAGGGCGAGGTGGAAGAGGCGGAG gTGGCAGAGGTTTTGGAGGTGGTAGAGGTTTTGGAGGTGGCCGAGGCTTTGGAGGTGGCAGAGGTGGTGgtggcttcggaggaggacgagGTAGAGGTGGTGGCCGAGGATTTAGGG GAAGAGGATACTGA
- the GAR1 gene encoding H/ACA ribonucleoprotein complex subunit 1 isoform X2, whose protein sequence is MSFRGRGGNNRGGFSRGGFSRGGNGGFNRGGRGGGRGGFGRGGGRGGFNRGGYDQGPPEFVVILGHFMHPCEDDIVCKCVTEENRVPYFNAPVYLENKEQIGKVDEIFGQLRDFYFSVKLSENMKASSFKKLQKFYIDPAKLLPLQRFLPRPPGEKGPPRGGRGGRGGRGGRGGGGRGFGGGRGFGGGRGFGGGRGGGGFGGGRGRGGGRGFRGRGY, encoded by the exons ATGTCATTTCGAGGAAGAGGTGGAAATAATCGTGGTGGCTTCAGCCGTGGTGGCTTCAGCCGTGGTGGCAATGGTGGTTTCaacagaggaggaagaggtggtggAAGAGGTGGATTTGGACGTGGAGGAGGTCGTGGTGGCTTTAATAGAGGCGGTTACGACCAAGGACCTCCAGAATTTGTAGTTA TTCTTGGACACTTTATGCATCCTTGTGAAGATGATATTGTTTGTAAATGTGTCACTGAAGAAAACAGAGTACCTTATTTCAATGCCCCAGTTTATTTAGAAAATAAAGAACAGATTGGCAAAGTGGATGAAATATTTGGGCAACTTAGAGACTTT TACTTTTCTGTTAAACTGTCAGAAAACATGAAAGCTTCATCTTTCAAAAAACTACAGAAG TTTTATATCGACCCAGCAAAATTGCTTCCTCTGCAGAGGTTTTTGCCAAGGCCTCCTGGTGAGAAAGGACCCCCCAGGGGTGGGCGAGGTGGAAGAGGAGGGCGAGGTGGAAGAGGCGGAG gTGGCAGAGGTTTTGGAGGTGGTAGAGGTTTTGGAGGTGGCCGAGGCTTTGGAGGTGGCAGAGGTGGTGgtggcttcggaggaggacgagGTAGAGGTGGTGGCCGAGGATTTAGGG GAAGAGGATACTGA